The genomic window GGCGGCCGCCTTCCCAATGGGAGGGCGGCCGCTCGTCATATCGGCCCTGTCAGGACTCCCCGAAACCGCCCTCGACCAGGCCGACCAACGTCGCCACGGCGGAGGCCTCGTCGGGCCCTTCGGCCCTTATGGTTATGCTCGAGCCCTGGTTCACACCCAGGCCCAGGAGGCCGATGATGCTCTTGGCGTTAGCCTCCTTGCCTTCCTTGCGGACCGCCACCCGACACTGGAACTTGGCCGCGGTCTGGACGAAGACGGCCGCCGGCCGAGCGTGGAGTCCGGTCCTGTTGACTACCTGGATAGTCCTTTCGATCATCTGGTTTCCCTCCCCGTCGGCCGTTCGGTCGCCCTGCCCCGTCCGGATGTCCCGCCGGTCATCTTCCCACCTCTCCCCTGCGAGAGGATGATTCCGGCGAAGATGAGGATCACCGCCAGGATGATCGGCGGGTTCAGGGCTTCGCCAAAGACGACGTGGGCCCCGATGGTCACCAGGCCCAGCGATGAAGCATTGATGGCGGTGACCGTCGACACCCTGGTCGAGCTGAGGGCGGTCACCAGGCAGACCTGTGCCCCGGCGTTCATCAGGCCGGCCCCCAGGAGGAACCAGACGTCCCTCGCCTCGATCGCCCCATACTGGCCCAGCGAGCCGGTCACGGCGAGGTATCCACTGAGCGTCAGGACTCCGACCGAGGTGCTGACGGCCAGGGCCGAGAACCGGTCCAGACCGGCCCGGAGCGCTTTTCGCGTGACCACGCTGGAGATGCCCCAGGTGAGCGCGCTCAGGGCGGCCAGCGGGATGGCCGTGATCCACCCCGACCCAAGGCCGACGGCCAGCACCTGGCCCCAGCTCAGGCTGCCCAGACCGAGGACGAAGACGGCCAGGCCGAGACCCAACCGCCGGCTCAAGGCCTCGTCGAGGACGAAGGCGCCGATGAGGGCGCCCCAGACGACCGAGGTCTGAACGACGGGCACGGCGATGACGACCCCGCCGCGTTTGATGGCTTCGACGAAGACTGGGTTCCCGACCGCGTAGACGACCAGCCCGGAAAGGACGGCCAGGCCCAACGGCAACCACCCGACAAATCCGGGGGTGCCGGCCAGGAACTGGCTTCGGCGCCTGCGGCCGGCCGCGAGGACCAACACGCTCAGCGTCCACAGGGGCAGGACCTGCAGCAGAGTGGCCACGACCTGGCCGACGTGGAGGGCCGCCGCCCTGAGGAACAGGTTGGAGAGGGTATAGCAAAGGGCGGCTGCCGCCGCCCAAAGCTCACCACGCCCGACGGTGGTCCGCCTCATCACGCGAAGGTCACGATCACCCGGTAGGTCCCAGGCACGATAGCCTGCTCGAAGGCTTCCTCAACCCGATTGAACGGGACGAGCTTGGAGACCAGGGACCTGACGTCGATGGACCGGCTTGACAGGAGTTCCGTCGCGCGGAGGAAGTCTTCCTTGCTCTGGCTCATCGTGCCGATGATCGAGATCTCATTGTGATGGACCCGATTGACATCCAGATGAACCTCGGGGACGGGGTAGAAGGCCGCGTAAAGAACCACCCGCCCGCCCTTGGCGGCCATCTTGATCGCCCCTTCAATCGCCGGACCGTCTCCGCCGGCCACGAAGACGCAGGTCGCACCCTTCCCGCCGGTGAGTTCCCGGACCGCGGCGACCGGGTCGCCGGCGGTCGGGTCGATCACGCTGTCGGCCCCCATTTCCAGGGCCTTCTGCCGCCGGACGGCCACCGGTTCGCTGACGATGACCTTGGCGCCCCGCCGCTTGGCCAGCTGGACGTGGAGGAGCCCCATGACGCCGGCGCCGAGGATGACCACCGGGTCACCGAAATCAACCCCGGACCGTTCGATGCTCCTGACCACGCAGGAGACCGGTTCGGACAGGGCCGCCTCCTCGAACGGGAGGTCATCGGCCACCTTATACACCTGGTAGCGGGGGGCGACCACGTAGTCCGACAGGCCGCCCGGCCCGAAGGGGAGGCCCGCGTAGCGCACCTCGCGCATGTTCGAGCAGAGGTTATCGTAGCCGATCCGACACTCCCGGCACTCCCCGCATCGGAAGATGCGGGCCACGGCGACATGGTCTCCGACGGCGATGGGTTCCTTGACGTCGGGCCCCACCGCCTCAACAATCCCCGAGAACTCGTGCCCGCCGAGGAGCGGATAGGAATCCTGCTGAGCGCCCTTATAGACCCGCTGCTCCCAGGTGCACAGGGCCGAGGCCTTCACCTTGATCAGGACCTCGCCGGGGCCGGGGGTCGGCTTCGGTGTCTCTCTGATGTCAATGGTCTTGGGAGCTGGGAGAACGACGCTTCGATTGATTTCTACGGCCAATCCGAGGACCTCCCTTCATGGTTTTCGTTGCTCTAGGCAAGCTCCCTTAGGGCTTCGTCGACGGACGCGTTGCCGTGGATGATCGAGGCGATCGCCGCCGCCATCTTCGACGGTTTGGTGTGTTGCCAGATGTTCCGCCCCATGGCCACGCCCCTGGCGCCGGCGGCGATGGCGCCGTGCACGGTCTCGAGCACGTCGCGGTCGGTGTCCATCTTGTTACCGCCGAGGACGACAACCGGAACGTAGCAGTTGTCGACGACCTTCTTGAACGAGTCGACCGACCCGGTGTACTGCGTCTTGATGATGTCGGCGCCGTTCTCCACGCCGACCCTGACGGCCAGGGCGATGCTCTCAGGGGTGCGGGAGTCGGTCCCGCCTTCGAAACCCCGTGGGAGCATCTCCGCCATGAGTGGCATCTGCCACTCGAGGCACTCCGAGGCCAGGGCCGAGAGATAGGGAAGGGTCTCGTGCTCCAACCGGCTCCCGGGGAACCCCATGCAGACAACGGCATCGGCCCCGAGACGGAGGGCGTCCTTGATCCCGAAGACCCTTGTCATCCTGGCCGTGCTGCGGTCTCCCAGCTTGGTCGTGCCCCCGTCGAGCCTGAGCAACAGGGCGGCCCGGCCGATCTCCGGGGCAAAAGCCTGGGCCACCCCGAAAGTGGTCATGATCACGTCGGCCCCACCATCGAGCACTTTCTCAATGGCGCGGCCAGGGTTTTCCAGACCGGGCATCGGCCCCATCGAGCCCGGGTGGTCCATGGCCACGATCAGGGTCCGACCATCCTTCCGAAAGATCCGGTTCAGGCGGCGTTCCTTCATTCGACTAGTCCCCTCTCTGGCGAATGGTGGCGTTCAGATCCCGTAAACCGGCCATGCCGGCCTGCAGACCCAGATGGCACAAGTCATCGAGGTCCGAGCATGAAACATATAAGTCGCTGCTCATGATTTCCAGCAGCATTGGCAGGTTCGCCCCGGTCAGGCAGCGGAAGCCCTGTTCATAGACGAGGCGGGCGGCCACATTGCCGGGCGTGCCCCCAAACAGGTCCACCAGTAGAAGGGTGTTGTCGGGCGTGCCCTTGAACCCGGCCAAGGCGATACGGGTTTTCTCTAGATAGGTCTCGGGCGTGTCGTCGGGCCAGAGAGGCACCGCGATCAGGCCCTCTTTCCTCCCGGAGATCATCTCAACCGCGTTGATAAGACCCTGACCGTATTGGCCGTGGGTCAGGACGGCCACGTTGACCACTCGACGAACCTCCCTAAGCACCGACCTTGGCGACGATGGCCCGCGCCGTCGGTTCGTCGGTCACCAGGATCTTGGGGATCCCGGTCTTGCAGGCCGCGATCATGACGTCCACCTTGGTGATCCCCCCGGCCACGGCGAGCACGTTGGGGGCCCGATGGAGTTGGTCAGGTGAGATGGCCACCAGAGAGTCCGTCCGATCGCTCAGGAAGATCGTCCCGTCTCCTTCCAGGAGCCACAGGCAGAGGTCGCCGACTACAGACAGGTGCCGGCCGGCGTCGGTCAGGGACCTGAGTACTCGGTTGTACGAGGGGTAGCCGTCGGAGATGGCCCCGATTCCGACGACCGCCCAGTCCAACGAATCCCAAAGGGCGGCGGTCCGCTTGATCTGCGGGTCCCCAAGAAGGGTCCGCTTCGCTTCTCCCGACTGCACCAGAGCCGGCGCGTAAAGGTAGCGGCACTCGCCGCCAAGCCTTTCGGCGGTGTGACGGGCCAACTCATTGACCTGGAAGTGCTTGTCGCGGGGACCCACT from Bacillota bacterium includes these protein-coding regions:
- a CDS encoding HPr family phosphocarrier protein; amino-acid sequence: MIERTIQVVNRTGLHARPAAVFVQTAAKFQCRVAVRKEGKEANAKSIIGLLGLGVNQGSSITIRAEGPDEASAVATLVGLVEGGFGES
- a CDS encoding EamA family transporter yields the protein MRRTTVGRGELWAAAAALCYTLSNLFLRAAALHVGQVVATLLQVLPLWTLSVLVLAAGRRRRSQFLAGTPGFVGWLPLGLAVLSGLVVYAVGNPVFVEAIKRGGVVIAVPVVQTSVVWGALIGAFVLDEALSRRLGLGLAVFVLGLGSLSWGQVLAVGLGSGWITAIPLAALSALTWGISSVVTRKALRAGLDRFSALAVSTSVGVLTLSGYLAVTGSLGQYGAIEARDVWFLLGAGLMNAGAQVCLVTALSSTRVSTVTAINASSLGLVTIGAHVVFGEALNPPIILAVILIFAGIILSQGRGGKMTGGTSGRGRATERPTGRETR
- a CDS encoding zinc-binding dehydrogenase, encoding MAVEINRSVVLPAPKTIDIRETPKPTPGPGEVLIKVKASALCTWEQRVYKGAQQDSYPLLGGHEFSGIVEAVGPDVKEPIAVGDHVAVARIFRCGECRECRIGYDNLCSNMREVRYAGLPFGPGGLSDYVVAPRYQVYKVADDLPFEEAALSEPVSCVVRSIERSGVDFGDPVVILGAGVMGLLHVQLAKRRGAKVIVSEPVAVRRQKALEMGADSVIDPTAGDPVAAVRELTGGKGATCVFVAGGDGPAIEGAIKMAAKGGRVVLYAAFYPVPEVHLDVNRVHHNEISIIGTMSQSKEDFLRATELLSSRSIDVRSLVSKLVPFNRVEEAFEQAIVPGTYRVIVTFA
- a CDS encoding 2-amino-3,7-dideoxy-D-threo-hept-6-ulosonate synthase; translated protein: MKERRLNRIFRKDGRTLIVAMDHPGSMGPMPGLENPGRAIEKVLDGGADVIMTTFGVAQAFAPEIGRAALLLRLDGGTTKLGDRSTARMTRVFGIKDALRLGADAVVCMGFPGSRLEHETLPYLSALASECLEWQMPLMAEMLPRGFEGGTDSRTPESIALAVRVGVENGADIIKTQYTGSVDSFKKVVDNCYVPVVVLGGNKMDTDRDVLETVHGAIAAGARGVAMGRNIWQHTKPSKMAAAIASIIHGNASVDEALRELA
- a CDS encoding PTS sugar transporter subunit IIA, producing the protein MVNVAVLTHGQYGQGLINAVEMISGRKEGLIAVPLWPDDTPETYLEKTRIALAGFKGTPDNTLLLVDLFGGTPGNVAARLVYEQGFRCLTGANLPMLLEIMSSDLYVSCSDLDDLCHLGLQAGMAGLRDLNATIRQRGD
- a CDS encoding sugar-binding transcriptional regulator, with amino-acid sequence MPETDDLLLMLKVAEAYYQFHQTQQTIAADLGVSRSTVSRLLSRAVEEGIVQIQIRNPFTKAEEFAAKLKTALGLQEAIVVPTNVDQPDLVAKRIGAAAARYLVDHLAPGSVLGVGRGRTVYETVQALPVRLDLRLKVVPLTGGVGPRDKHFQVNELARHTAERLGGECRYLYAPALVQSGEAKRTLLGDPQIKRTAALWDSLDWAVVGIGAISDGYPSYNRVLRSLTDAGRHLSVVGDLCLWLLEGDGTIFLSDRTDSLVAISPDQLHRAPNVLAVAGGITKVDVMIAACKTGIPKILVTDEPTARAIVAKVGA